A genomic region of Platichthys flesus chromosome 4, fPlaFle2.1, whole genome shotgun sequence contains the following coding sequences:
- the phox2a gene encoding LOW QUALITY PROTEIN: paired mesoderm homeobox protein 2A (The sequence of the model RefSeq protein was modified relative to this genomic sequence to represent the inferred CDS: deleted 2 bases in 1 codon; substituted 2 bases at 2 genomic stop codons): MYKMDYSYLNSYDSCMAAMEASAYADFSSCSQASSFQYNPIRSGPFSNPGCTPLSTASCTLGALREHQPTPYSSVPYKFFSDPSGLNEKRKQRRIRTTFTSSQLKELERVFAETHYPDIYTREELALKIDLTEARVQVRPEXLHIXMRLDHFSSCLFFHLHWKAYCPLVCVLQVWFQNRRAKFRKQERAANSKANNSGGTTGSTGSSSSGGKKGGETRSSSDDDESKESTCSPTPDSTASLTGSANGNLGSPASLSPSPAPINTGYINTSSSPVLQGLKPPSWSSLGPSNPAVAQPALQTQEILKAWQPADSMTGPFAGVLSSFHRKPNPTIKTNLF, from the exons ATGTATAAGATGGATTACTCCTACCTGAACTCCTATGACTCCTGCATGGCGGCCATGGAAGCGTCGGCCTACGCGGACTTCAGTTCCTGCAGCCAGGCGAGCTCCTTCCAGTACAACCCGATCCGGAGCGGACCCTTCTCCAACCCGGGCTGCACCCCGCTCAGCACGGCCAGCTGCACACTGGGAGCCCTGCGGGAGCACCAGCCCACCCCCTACTCCTCAG TTCCGTACAAGTTCTTCTCGGACCCCTCCGGCCTGAACGAGAAGCGGAAGCAGCGGCGCATCAGGACCACATTCACCAGCTCccagctgaaggagctggagcggGTCTTTGCGGAGACGCACTACCCGGACATCTACACCCGAGAGGAGCTGGCCCTTAAGATAGACCTGACCGAGGCCCGGGTACAGGTGAGACCTGAATAACTGCATATCTGAATGAGATTGGACCAtttttcttcatgt ctgtttttccatcTTCACTGGAAAGCTTATTGTCCCTTGGTCTGTGTTCTCCAGGTTTGGTTTCAGAACAGGCGTGCCAAGTTTCGTAAACAGGAGCGTGCAGCCAACTCCAAAGCCAACAACTCTGGTGGCACCACGGGcagcacaggcagcagcagctctggaggGAAGAAGGGCGGGGAGACCAGATCTTCTTCAGATGATGATGAGTCCAAAGAATCCACCTGCAGCCCCACGCCTGACAGCACGGCCTCCCTGACGGGCTCGGCCAACGGAAACCTGGGCAGCCCTGCCAGCCTGAGTCCCAGCCCGGCTCCCATCAACACCGGCTACATCAACACCTCCAGCTCCCCGGTCCTCCAGGGGCTGAAGCCGCCCAGCTGGTCCAGCCTGGGGCCTTCCAACCCGGCCGTGGCCCAGCCGGCTCTCCAGACTCAGGAGATTCTGAAGGCCTGGCAGCCGGCGGACAGTATGACCGGGCCCTTTGCCGGAGTCCTGTCGTCCTTCCACAGAAAACCCAACCCCACCATCAAGACAAACCTGTTCTG